A window from Bordetella petrii encodes these proteins:
- a CDS encoding amino acid ABC transporter ATP-binding protein — MSSLFIEINDISKSYGEQPVIKHLTMSVDQHQVVSLIGPSGSGKSTLLRCINGLESIDQGEIRVHGDRITGPGVDVNALRRDIGIVFQGYNLFPHMSVLENVTLAPIRVLKQPREEAEEKAMALLKRIGLAHKAREYPDRMSGGQQQRVAIVRALAMDPLVLLLDEITSALDPELVSEVLNIVRQLADEGMTMLLATHEMGFAREVSSKVCFLYDGAVYEEGLPEQIFGDPQRDRTRAFLRSIHEAKRI, encoded by the coding sequence ATGTCGTCTTTGTTCATCGAGATCAACGATATCTCCAAGTCGTACGGCGAACAGCCGGTCATCAAGCACCTGACGATGTCGGTGGACCAGCACCAGGTCGTCTCCCTGATCGGGCCTTCCGGCTCGGGCAAGTCCACGCTGCTTCGCTGCATCAACGGCCTGGAGTCCATCGACCAGGGCGAGATCCGCGTGCACGGCGACCGCATCACCGGCCCGGGAGTGGACGTGAATGCGCTGCGGCGCGACATCGGCATCGTGTTCCAGGGCTACAACCTTTTCCCGCACATGTCGGTGCTGGAAAACGTGACCCTGGCGCCCATCCGGGTGCTCAAGCAGCCCAGAGAAGAGGCCGAGGAAAAGGCCATGGCGCTGCTCAAGCGCATCGGCCTGGCCCACAAGGCCCGGGAATATCCCGACCGCATGTCGGGCGGGCAGCAGCAGCGCGTGGCCATCGTGCGGGCGCTGGCGATGGACCCGCTGGTCCTGCTGCTTGACGAAATCACCTCCGCGCTGGACCCGGAACTGGTGTCCGAAGTGCTGAACATCGTGCGCCAGCTGGCCGACGAGGGCATGACCATGCTGCTGGCCACGCATGAAATGGGCTTTGCGCGCGAGGTCTCGTCCAAGGTGTGCTTCCTGTACGATGGCGCCGTGTACGAAGAAGGCCTGCCGGAACAGATTTTCGGCGACCCGCAGCGCGATCGCACCCGCGCGTT